In Helicoverpa zea isolate HzStark_Cry1AcR chromosome 3, ilHelZeax1.1, whole genome shotgun sequence, the sequence ACTATCATAGATGTGAATGTTGAGGTGCCATTGTTTTTGCTGTTTGCCTCTTAGAGGACTGGTATAATGCGAAGACATGATCAGGATCATGCTGACCACATCCTTGATCCTCTCTTATCTCATCGTCATTCCAATTTCATCCTCAGTATAAACTCGTTCTGATTCTAAAGTAACATTTTTCCAAAACTCATTCTTATTCCGATCTCATGGTTATTCTTAACTCACGATCTTCTTTTGATAAACTCGCTCTAATTTTATCCTAATCCTGATCTCACGCTCTTGTCTTCCTGAACTCTTTCCAATTTCATCCAAGAATTGGGGTAATTAATTAAGACCTCTGCTCTTCCCTCATTCCTATTATGTTCACTCTCATCCCAAACTCACTTCACTTAGTAATAATATCCTTATTCTGAACTCACCCTTTTCCTCAACTACCTTTATTCTATTATCTCAGCTTAATCCTAAAGGTTAtgtcatttaaattaaatacctacaattaggtacctattttatttggaaaagcACAGACTCGCACAAATACACAGATGCAAATAAACTTAGTAGACGTAGATATTCACCTATCTGCATAATTTGTATTCTTTGaaaaaaacttgcaaaataaagaATTCTAAGCGACTTATCTCGATTAAATCGTACAATGTGGTAACTAGGAAGGGCCTGGACAATGAAATTGCCATATGTCGCCTTAATTACTCTATTGAAACATGTCTGTAATCAGAAATAcaaacaataggtacttacattgtattttaaatctttatCTTTAATAAGAAGTTTAGTaatagttataattatttatacatttaaataCTACCCTTGTTCGTTGTTCCACTGTAAGGCGCACAACATATACAGTAACATAAGGTACCACTACCTACCTAATTGCTGTCCATTATGTCCATCTcacgaataaataaatgagttcTGGTCTCTAGGGGACCTCCACCAAAGCAGAGAGAAgctttttaaacaaccaatccTCCGATATGATGAAGGCTAGCTACATCAAGTTCAAACCGAAGATATGAGGATACACTAAGTTAAGCCGCTATACCTAACAGTATCCGGTTAAACCTAGGTTTAGCTTCAGTTCGGGCTTCAACGACGCGATGTCATCGGTACCTACAAGTCTTAGAGACTTGACTTtgggcaaaaaaaataaaacaaataggtagTCCTAACATGTATTCCTCATCATAATCAAATCACAAAATAATCTCAATTCCATAACGTCGTAAGTGAATGCAAAGTAAGTTTTTTGCCAAATCTTATGGCGTTACGTGAGTTTGCAAAAACGTGTTTTATATCCTACTGGCCTTGGTATTAGATGTCGCGCAAAAAAACATAGATTTTGTGTTTGGCCAAAGAAACCGAACTATTTCGCGAACGATGGCTTTTTGGTATGATTCTTACAGCAcgtaaaataatacctaatataggTAATTAAGAATTCAAATTCGCTCGTGCCGTTTTTGGAAATTGCATCTATTTTGTAGGACTGGCTGAAAATATGGTTTTAAACAAAGTATAACTAAAAGAAGAATGAAACATTTAAGAACTCACAATACCACACTCACAAAAACATACCTAATAGATGGTGCTGAATGCTAAAAGAAATCTACGACACAGTTGtaccaaaacaataatatttccttaaaatactaaataggtacctaggtcTTTGAACATTTAATAACTCGAGGTTTTCTCTTGTTGCTAAGCTCATCTTATCAAACAAGGGTGACTTCATCACAAAACCACGTGTTTTTGTATAATAAGGTGTTTATTACAGAACGTGACCATCTGACGTAAATACTGCCAAATAATATCCTTCGTTTTCGCAAACAGATACCAACGctcatttaaataacaaaacggCGAGCCCATTTTCGCtgtatgaataatataataataagctaAGACCTGCCTTTTAATCGACAACAAGACCACTTGACATtaggtttaaaataatatttagggtTTCTAATGGAGCCATTATTATAATATCCGTCTATGGATCAAAACTAAAACCCAACTTAGAACACCTAAACTAAAGCAATGATGATCAGTGGGAACCGGTTTTTTGAAAATGCTAGTCATAGTATTTTGCAAAACGCAAAAAGCTTTGCcaccaattttgaaaataataatattatggtcGCGGTGACTGGTTCATTATCCTCCTGTTCAAACGCAGAGATCAGCTATCGGCCCAAATGTAAGCATCCCAAACTCTTTTAAtaacgcatttttttttcttttaataacgGAACAAGTTGTCCTCTTTTTTCTCAGCGTGAAGAATTCCAAGAGGGTAAAACGGCAACGGCCAGCAAGGCCGTTGCCCTTATCTTTGAGGTCGGTCTgtatatcttcttcttccaaacCTATGCTCTCTAACGCCATCTAAACTAGGTATTTCTGATCTCTAGTACCGATCTAAAATGTGACACACCCTCCTTCAATCCTCCAAAGATATACTGGCTACACATACCTACGAACGAATTTTGCTTAACAAAGttgatattttcaattttccacTGCTAATTTGTCCGTGTAAAAAATTCAATGTCAAGTTTGTACAAAAATTGACATAAGAGGCGACACACCCACCAAATCTTTTCGATCGCAACTGCATCTTAAGAGTTTGATAATAAGGTTCATTTCTTTATAGCTGGGGTTATCATACGATACCCTACATAGGTAGATGTAATATTGGTTTACAACCTGTTTCCACCTCACGCGAGACCCTGCGTACTGTTTACCAGTTACCGTTCGTCTTACACAGTGTTTTATCGTGTCGCCTATCTGACGTTAGATCCTCCGTAATTATGTTCCTAAGAAATTTATATCGGacttcaattaaattaaatgttagaAATTATTCTGGAAGCAAATTAAAGAAGCCACCAAAGATTTTAATTACGGgtgagttttattttgtgatatCTACATAGGaaggaattaataaaaaaactgttgtgcaaaaaaaatccgcaaaaaaaaaattaagtatccgaaaaaaatattaacatttcgCTAATATAACGATATATAGGAGCTTGTAAAAATActactatttaattaaacagaataaaaatacataaaataaaacgatcACGTCCtaaatcacaaaataaataaatgctaaaATCAGGCTAACGCTACGATTAAGCGATTAGGCCTGTCTAGCCGTCTAAGTGAAAGGATAAAATGCAGTGAAGGCTGCATTCAACAAAATACTAGTTATAAAATAATCCCAGTGAAAAATGCAGTCGTTTCTAATCATATCAGCCTGACTGATCGAATGAAGCGAAAGTGCACGAGGATGACGAATTGTTGCTCAAACGCGTGCATTCCGGTGCCAGTGGTAGCGTGGTTCAAACAGGTAAACCGACTTATAATGTGGAGCAGGTTAATGATACAGAAACCTCGGGATGAGAGTGAACGTTGACCAAAAAAAACATTGCGCAAGAATGATCCTCTATTGTTTTTTATAGACGAATAATAAGTTTGGTGATACCTCTTTtggaattgaataaataaagagTCATTGTACAGGAATCTGGGATCCAGCCAGTCTagtggtaaaaaaaactttaaataaccAATTAAAAATTAGCAATCAAACTCTGCACCAGAAACCGTctcgaatttttttttttaaatgctaGGGGCGTGGAAAAATGGCCTgatgtttgaataaataatgccactctacaacaaataaaaaaaaatgcaaaatatatgtTTGTCTTATTTTTTGTAACTAGTCAGAGGCCATCATAGGCTTACCATTTTAATTTTGCGCGGAACACAAAATCGATGATCTCGATTTTAGAATCGAGTACGATGCTTTCTTTAAAGatatgaatgaataaataagtCAATTTACGCTTATCATAAACTGTCTATTAATACTACTGTAAGCATAATCTTACGTCGATCCGGTCGATCACATTGACCCACAAGGCGGCAGTAACACATTGGGTCTTGTGCGAGACCGATAAGGTTCTTATGTTTTATCTCCACTATTACAGATCAGAATATAGATACCTACGTATATGTAATTGATTATATCGATGTCAATGAACGAGAAATAGCGAAACTTCAATCAGATGTTAGTCAACtaagataaaacaataaagacttatttttttcaaagactGTTTCGGAATAAGAATGTTGCGCGAAAGATGACGTTCGCAAATCTAAGGATCTCGTTTCCGCGTaatttgtttacataaatattactcCTTGTACGTACATAATCTCTATACATTACGTCGTAGTATTATGAAGAAGGTATTGCAATAACATGTTTGTGTGGAAAACCAAGTATCACCACGTTTTGACTAACACGAGGCGTTTCAAAACGCAGTATCGGAACCAACACATTGTAACTAATGACGTAGTTCAGATTTAATTGCCGAAGAGCATTTTTAGTAGGTTCTATATCTTGTGTAATTCGGTCGGTATACTTTATCTTGTGTAATTAAGGTAGCTTCCGAAtcatttcttttaaataaaacgttaTCTTTACAGGAGGCCTCGGTCAACTAGGCGTTGAGTGCGCCCGGTATCTTCGGGGAAAATATGGCCGAGACAACGTAATCCTATCGGATATAATCAAGCCTTCCCAAGACATCGTCAATGACGGGCCCTACATTTTTGTGGACATTCTGGACTTTAAGGGTCTCCAAAAAACTGTTGTGGACCACAGGGTTGACTGGCTGATTCACTTCTCAGCTCTTCTCAGTGCGATTGGAGAGCAAAACGTTCCTTTAGCCGTGCGAGTGAATATAGAAGGAGTGCATAATGTTATTGAACTTGCCAAACAGTATAATCTAAGGATCTTTGTGCCGAGTACAATAGGTGCCTTTGGCCCGGACTCTCCTAGAAATCCTACGCCTAATATAACTGTACAAAGACCTAGGACTATTTATGGTGTGTCTAAAGTGCATGCGGAGTTGTTAGGggaatattattatcataaattCGGTTTAGATTTCCGTTGCTTGAGGTTCCCTGGTGTCATATCTAGTGACCCACCCGGAGGTGGTACAACAGGTAAGGGTTTATTACTCAGCCAATTTTCCCAGAGTCCTCCTTTTACCTAACCAACCCAAACCAGGCACCTTCAAGAGGCTAGTTCTTTTAAAATACCTTGGCTTTTTAGCAAGTCATCATCTGGCTGACTTCACGAATACcatattcttaaatatttacCGTGTCTTTGTTTAACATTAATGCCATAGCAACAAGTCGGCTACCAAGATAATTGGTTATAATTCCATGACGTAacgtagtttt encodes:
- the LOC124646194 gene encoding L-threonine 3-dehydrogenase, mitochondrial — protein: MFLRNLYRTSIKLNVRNYSGSKLKKPPKILITGGLGQLGVECARYLRGKYGRDNVILSDIIKPSQDIVNDGPYIFVDILDFKGLQKTVVDHRVDWLIHFSALLSAIGEQNVPLAVRVNIEGVHNVIELAKQYNLRIFVPSTIGAFGPDSPRNPTPNITVQRPRTIYGVSKVHAELLGEYYYHKFGLDFRCLRFPGVISSDPPGGGTTDYAIAVFHDVLRKGQYQCYLKPDTRLPMMHVRDALRALSEYLEAPNEVLNRRVYNVTSMSFTPEELSEAMIKYIPEFKITYMPDSRQEIADSWPQVFDDSEARRDWNWKPEIDMDSLVKLMVKEVKEKIAANGQS